The proteins below come from a single Natrinema sp. SYSU A 869 genomic window:
- the psmA gene encoding archaeal proteasome endopeptidase complex subunit alpha — MQGQQQQQAYDRGITIFSPDGRLYQVEYAREAVKRGTASIGVRTNDGVVLAVDKRVPSPLLEDSSVEKIHKADDHVGIASAGHVADARQLIDFARRQTQVNQLRYGEPIGVETLTKEVTDHIQQYTQVGGARPFGVALIVGGIDNGEPRLFETDPSGTPYEWKALAVGSDRGELQTYLEENYDDEADLDGGIQLALDALASVNDGSLLPSEVGLATIDVETESFEQFDQDRIADHLEENDLLDTGEDEDADDEPAE; from the coding sequence ATGCAGGGACAACAACAACAGCAGGCGTACGACCGTGGCATCACGATTTTCTCGCCCGACGGCCGACTCTATCAGGTCGAGTACGCTCGTGAGGCGGTCAAACGAGGCACGGCGAGTATCGGTGTCCGAACGAACGACGGCGTCGTCCTTGCGGTCGACAAACGAGTTCCCTCCCCGCTGCTTGAGGACTCGAGCGTCGAGAAGATTCACAAGGCTGACGACCACGTCGGCATCGCCAGCGCAGGCCACGTGGCCGACGCCCGCCAGCTGATCGACTTCGCGCGCCGCCAGACGCAGGTCAACCAGCTGCGCTACGGCGAGCCTATCGGCGTCGAGACGCTGACCAAGGAAGTCACCGACCACATCCAGCAGTACACCCAGGTCGGCGGTGCCCGACCGTTCGGCGTCGCGCTGATCGTCGGCGGCATCGACAACGGCGAGCCGCGCCTGTTCGAGACTGACCCCTCGGGGACGCCCTACGAGTGGAAGGCTCTGGCCGTCGGCTCCGACCGCGGCGAACTCCAGACGTACCTCGAGGAGAACTACGACGACGAGGCCGACCTTGACGGCGGCATTCAGCTCGCACTCGACGCGCTCGCGTCAGTCAACGACGGTTCCCTGCTCCCCAGCGAAGTGGGGCTGGCGACCATCGACGTCGAAACCGAGTCCTTCGAACAGTTCGACCAGGATCGAATTGCAGACCACCTCGAGGAGAACGACCTCCTCGATACGGGCGAGGACGAGGACGCAGACGACGAACCTGCCGAGTAA
- a CDS encoding thioesterase family protein, protein MADYSYETTVDVRLRDIDFMGHVNNATYATYLEQAREAYFRDVLDVSLTETNTVLVSLELEYASPIEADDAVTVALRVPELGDSSLPMEYEIRANGERAAMARTVQVLADPDSDGSQPLPSEWRRRIERRK, encoded by the coding sequence ATGGCCGATTACAGCTACGAGACCACCGTCGACGTCCGACTCCGGGATATCGATTTCATGGGGCACGTCAACAATGCGACCTACGCCACGTACCTCGAGCAGGCCCGCGAGGCCTACTTTCGAGACGTGCTCGACGTCTCGTTGACCGAGACGAATACCGTTCTCGTGAGCCTCGAACTCGAGTACGCGAGCCCGATCGAGGCCGACGATGCCGTCACCGTTGCGCTCCGCGTCCCGGAACTCGGCGACTCGAGCCTGCCGATGGAGTACGAAATCCGCGCGAACGGTGAGCGAGCGGCGATGGCACGCACCGTTCAGGTTCTCGCCGATCCGGACTCTGACGGCTCACAACCGCTTCCGTCCGAGTGGCGGAGACGGATCGAGCGACGGAAGTAG
- a CDS encoding acetyl-CoA carboxylase biotin carboxylase subunit encodes MFRKVLVANRGEIAVRVMRACEELNIGTVAVYSEADKDSGHVRYADEAYNVGPARAADSYLDHEGVIEAARKADADAIHPGYGFLAENAEFAGKVEDVEGITWIGPSSDAMESLGEKTKARKIMSEADVPIVPGTTDPVTEPEEVKEFGETHGYPIAIKAEGGGGGRGMKVVWDESEVEDQLESAKREGEAYFDNDSVYLERYLEQPRHIEVQILADEHGNVRHLGERDCSLQRRHQKVIEEGPSAALTDELREKIGEAARRGVAAAEYTNAGTVEFLVEEEDREAGELLGPDANFFFLEVNTRIQVEHTVTEEITGYDIVKRQIKVAAGEEVDFEQDDVDIDGHAMEFRINAENAANDFAPATGGQLETYDPPGGIGVRLDDALRQGDDLVTDYDSMIAKLIVWGEDRDECIERSLRALREYEIAGIPTIIPFHRLMLTDEEFVQSTHTTKYLDEELDESRIEEAQEQWGGDTGDGGASDDEDEAVEREFTVEVNGKRFEVELEERGAPAIPTGDVEAGSGQASRPEPAGGSSSDGGAELEGDGETVDAEMQGTILDIEVEEGDEVAAGDVLVVLEAMKMENDIVASRGGTVTQIAVEEGESVDMGNTLVVLE; translated from the coding sequence ATGTTCAGGAAGGTTCTCGTGGCGAACCGCGGGGAGATCGCCGTTCGCGTCATGCGAGCGTGTGAGGAGTTGAACATCGGAACCGTTGCAGTCTACTCCGAGGCAGACAAGGACTCGGGACACGTCCGCTACGCCGACGAAGCGTACAACGTGGGGCCGGCGCGTGCGGCCGACTCCTATCTCGATCACGAGGGCGTCATCGAGGCCGCACGGAAGGCCGACGCTGACGCCATCCATCCCGGCTACGGCTTCCTCGCGGAGAACGCCGAGTTCGCGGGCAAGGTCGAGGACGTCGAGGGCATCACCTGGATCGGCCCGTCCAGTGACGCGATGGAGTCCCTCGGTGAGAAGACCAAGGCTCGGAAGATCATGAGCGAGGCCGACGTGCCGATCGTCCCCGGGACCACTGACCCGGTCACCGAGCCCGAGGAGGTCAAAGAATTCGGCGAGACGCACGGCTACCCGATCGCGATCAAGGCGGAGGGTGGCGGCGGCGGCCGCGGGATGAAGGTCGTCTGGGACGAGAGCGAGGTCGAAGACCAACTCGAGAGCGCCAAACGCGAGGGCGAGGCCTACTTCGATAACGACTCGGTCTACCTCGAGCGCTACCTCGAACAGCCCCGTCACATCGAGGTCCAGATTCTGGCCGACGAACACGGCAACGTTCGCCATCTGGGCGAGCGCGACTGCTCGCTCCAGCGCCGCCACCAGAAAGTTATCGAGGAGGGACCCTCCGCGGCCCTGACGGACGAACTTCGCGAGAAGATCGGCGAGGCTGCTCGTCGCGGCGTCGCCGCCGCGGAGTACACCAACGCCGGGACCGTCGAGTTCCTCGTCGAGGAGGAGGACCGCGAGGCGGGCGAACTGCTCGGCCCCGACGCGAACTTCTTCTTCCTCGAGGTCAACACCCGCATTCAGGTCGAGCACACCGTCACCGAGGAGATCACGGGCTACGACATCGTCAAGCGCCAGATCAAAGTGGCCGCCGGCGAGGAAGTCGACTTCGAACAGGACGATGTCGATATCGACGGTCACGCGATGGAATTCCGCATCAACGCCGAGAACGCCGCAAACGACTTTGCGCCCGCGACCGGCGGACAGCTAGAAACGTACGACCCGCCGGGCGGGATCGGCGTCCGACTCGACGACGCCCTGCGTCAGGGAGACGACCTCGTCACTGACTACGACTCGATGATCGCGAAGCTGATCGTCTGGGGCGAGGACCGCGACGAGTGTATCGAGCGCTCGCTGCGGGCCCTCCGGGAGTACGAGATCGCGGGCATCCCGACGATCATCCCGTTCCACCGGCTGATGCTCACCGACGAGGAGTTCGTCCAGAGCACGCACACGACGAAGTATCTCGACGAAGAGTTAGACGAGAGCCGTATCGAGGAGGCCCAGGAACAGTGGGGCGGCGACACCGGCGACGGCGGCGCGAGCGACGACGAGGACGAGGCCGTCGAGCGCGAGTTCACCGTCGAAGTCAACGGCAAGCGCTTCGAGGTCGAACTCGAGGAACGCGGCGCACCAGCCATCCCGACCGGGGATGTCGAAGCCGGCAGCGGTCAGGCAAGCCGGCCGGAGCCAGCGGGCGGCTCGAGTAGCGACGGTGGTGCCGAACTCGAGGGCGACGGAGAGACCGTCGACGCCGAGATGCAGGGGACGATCCTCGACATCGAGGTCGAGGAGGGCGATGAGGTCGCGGCCGGCGACGTGCTGGTCGTCCTCGAAGCGATGAAGATGGAAAACGACATCGTCGCCTCGCGGGGCGGCACCGTCACGCAGATCGCCGTCGAGGAAGGCGAGAGCGTCGATATGGGCAACACGTTAGTCGTCCTCGAGTAA
- a CDS encoding SPFH domain-containing protein, whose translation MYEFVLSPLQTQSVLEDPLLLVGLIGLFLVVVTVWQMVEIVDAYDRAALTVFGEYRKLLEPGLNIVPPFVSRIYTFDMRTQTLDVPQQEAITRDNSPVTADAVVYIRVMNAKRAFLEVDDYQRAVSNLAQTTLRAVIGDMELDDTLSRREMINERIRQELDEPTDEWGIRVESVEVREVTPSAGVKGAMEEQTSAERRRRAMILEAQGERRSAVEKAEGDKQSNIIRAQGEKQSQILESQGDSISTVLRARSAESMGERAVIDKGMETLADIGQGESTTFVMPQELTSLVGRYGKHLSGSDVEGNGTDLESLEFDEETRELIGLDDIADIIGEIDEQAEMDVEAMEQEAQAIKEGQDMGTDIGAEPDEPITTSETEDEAEPEPELGSDSE comes from the coding sequence ATGTACGAGTTCGTACTCAGCCCGCTGCAGACGCAATCGGTGCTCGAGGACCCGCTCTTGCTCGTCGGCCTGATCGGACTCTTCCTCGTCGTGGTCACGGTCTGGCAGATGGTCGAGATCGTCGACGCCTACGACAGGGCCGCGCTGACCGTCTTCGGCGAGTATCGGAAACTGCTAGAGCCGGGTCTCAACATCGTCCCGCCGTTCGTCTCGCGGATCTATACGTTCGACATGCGAACGCAGACGCTGGACGTTCCCCAGCAGGAAGCGATCACTCGCGACAACTCGCCGGTGACCGCCGACGCAGTCGTCTACATTCGGGTCATGAACGCCAAGCGCGCGTTTCTCGAGGTCGACGACTATCAGCGCGCGGTCTCGAACCTGGCCCAGACGACGCTGCGCGCCGTGATCGGCGACATGGAACTCGACGATACGCTCAGCCGCCGTGAGATGATCAACGAGCGGATCCGACAGGAACTCGACGAACCAACCGACGAGTGGGGTATTCGCGTGGAGTCCGTCGAGGTCCGCGAGGTGACTCCCTCGGCGGGCGTCAAGGGCGCGATGGAGGAACAGACCTCCGCCGAGCGCCGTCGTCGCGCGATGATCCTTGAGGCGCAGGGTGAACGCCGCAGCGCCGTCGAGAAAGCGGAGGGTGACAAGCAGTCGAACATCATCCGCGCCCAAGGGGAGAAACAGAGCCAGATCCTCGAGTCCCAGGGTGACTCGATTTCGACCGTGCTGCGCGCGCGCTCCGCCGAATCGATGGGCGAGCGCGCGGTCATCGACAAGGGGATGGAGACGCTCGCCGATATCGGTCAGGGCGAGTCGACGACGTTCGTCATGCCCCAGGAACTCACCTCGCTGGTCGGCCGCTACGGCAAGCACCTCTCGGGCAGCGACGTCGAGGGGAACGGGACCGACCTCGAGAGCCTCGAGTTCGACGAGGAGACCCGCGAACTGATCGGCCTCGACGACATCGCGGACATCATCGGCGAGATCGACGAACAGGCGGAGATGGACGTCGAGGCGATGGAACAGGAAGCGCAGGCGATCAAGGAAGGCCAGGATATGGGAACGGATATCGGGGCGGAGCCCGACGAGCCGATCACCACGTCGGAGACCGAAGACGAAGCCGAACCGGAACCCGAACTGGGATCCGATTCGGAGTAG
- a CDS encoding ribosome assembly factor SBDS: MISLDEAVTARLESHGARFEVLVDPDAALEIKRDEFEGDLEDVIAAEDVFEDASRGDRPAEADLEKVFDTTESLEIIPEVIKQGEIQITADQRREMQEQKRKQLIDTITRNAVNPQMDNAPHPPERIENALEEAGFTIDPMEPVQEQVDDALDALRPIIPIRFEEVTVAVQVPADHAGSAQAKIRQFGDLESEEWQGDGSWIGVLTFPAGLQNEFYDTVNEHTSGQAETEIVKDKDDLRTR; encoded by the coding sequence ATGATTTCGCTTGACGAGGCAGTGACGGCGCGACTCGAGTCACACGGGGCGCGCTTCGAAGTGTTAGTCGATCCGGACGCGGCGCTCGAAATCAAACGCGACGAGTTTGAGGGAGATCTCGAAGACGTGATCGCCGCAGAGGACGTCTTCGAGGACGCCTCCCGCGGCGACCGGCCGGCTGAGGCCGACCTCGAGAAGGTCTTCGATACCACGGAGTCACTCGAGATCATCCCCGAGGTCATCAAGCAAGGGGAGATCCAGATCACGGCCGATCAGCGCCGTGAGATGCAAGAACAGAAGCGCAAGCAGTTGATCGACACGATCACGCGCAACGCGGTCAACCCGCAGATGGACAACGCGCCCCATCCGCCCGAACGGATCGAGAACGCCTTAGAGGAGGCCGGCTTTACCATCGATCCGATGGAGCCGGTTCAGGAGCAGGTCGACGACGCTCTCGACGCACTGCGTCCGATCATCCCGATCCGGTTCGAGGAGGTTACTGTCGCCGTGCAGGTGCCAGCCGACCACGCGGGTAGCGCACAGGCGAAGATCCGTCAGTTCGGCGATCTCGAGAGCGAGGAGTGGCAGGGTGACGGCTCGTGGATCGGCGTGTTGACGTTCCCGGCCGGACTGCAAAACGAGTTCTACGACACCGTCAACGAACATACCAGCGGCCAAGCCGAGACGGAGATCGTCAAGGACAAGGACGATCTGCGAACGCGATAG
- a CDS encoding thiolase family protein: MERVAIIGASMTQFGQREGEWIQDLLAEAGIECLEDAGVEADAVEHLYVSNMASGEFEGQTGVPNALAHDLDAMPAYTQRVDQTSSSGGAGIFAAWQSVASGASDMTLLVGGEKMTHKTTGEATDVIASLTHPVEYKTGVTLPSFAGLTARHYLERFDAPRESLGKVAVKNHKNGVDNPHAQFQKEVDLETVLESPIVADPLRLYDFCPITDGSAALMLCPESVAEEYADDYVVISGIDGATDTHVVHEREDPTVMGGVVESGKGAYEMSGLGPEDIDVAELHDMFTILEFLQMEGLGFAEQGEAWKLVEDGDTERDGELPINTSGGLKSKGHPLGASGVAQGVEIYEQLVGEAGPRQVDADVGLCCNVGGFGNCVITTIMEAAQ; encoded by the coding sequence ATGGAACGTGTTGCAATCATCGGAGCTTCCATGACCCAATTCGGGCAACGGGAGGGGGAGTGGATCCAGGATCTGCTCGCAGAGGCCGGCATCGAGTGTCTCGAGGACGCGGGTGTCGAGGCCGACGCGGTCGAGCACCTGTACGTCTCGAACATGGCCAGCGGCGAGTTCGAGGGGCAGACGGGCGTCCCAAACGCCTTGGCCCACGATCTCGACGCGATGCCGGCGTACACGCAGCGCGTCGATCAGACGAGTTCCAGTGGCGGTGCGGGGATCTTCGCCGCTTGGCAGTCGGTCGCCAGCGGGGCCAGCGATATGACGCTGCTCGTCGGTGGCGAGAAGATGACGCACAAGACGACCGGGGAGGCCACCGACGTCATCGCGTCGCTGACCCACCCAGTCGAGTACAAGACGGGCGTCACCCTACCGTCGTTCGCCGGCCTCACCGCGCGTCACTATCTCGAGCGGTTCGACGCGCCCCGCGAGAGTCTCGGGAAGGTCGCCGTCAAGAACCACAAGAACGGTGTCGACAATCCTCACGCCCAGTTCCAAAAGGAGGTCGACCTCGAGACAGTCCTCGAGTCGCCGATCGTGGCCGACCCGTTGCGGCTGTACGACTTCTGTCCGATCACGGACGGTTCGGCCGCACTCATGCTCTGTCCGGAGTCAGTCGCTGAAGAATATGCCGACGACTACGTCGTCATCTCGGGGATCGATGGGGCCACCGACACTCACGTCGTCCACGAGCGCGAGGACCCGACCGTGATGGGCGGTGTCGTCGAGAGCGGGAAGGGGGCCTACGAGATGAGCGGACTCGGGCCCGAGGATATCGACGTGGCCGAACTCCACGACATGTTCACGATCCTCGAGTTCCTGCAGATGGAGGGGCTGGGCTTCGCCGAGCAGGGCGAAGCCTGGAAACTCGTCGAGGACGGCGACACGGAGCGCGACGGCGAGTTACCGATCAATACCTCGGGCGGACTCAAGTCGAAGGGACACCCGCTGGGCGCCAGCGGCGTGGCCCAGGGCGTCGAGATCTACGAACAACTCGTCGGCGAGGCCGGCCCACGACAGGTCGATGCGGACGTGGGGCTGTGCTGTAACGTCGGCGGCTTCGGCAACTGCGTGATTACGACCATCATGGAGGCTGCACAATGA
- the hflX gene encoding GTPase HflX → MNTIIVKRVDSGTADTSEIRDLARAAGYTVVGEVTQSRRADPALQIGEGKAEELAELAAETDATTVIFDNRLGPYQTYNLGQLLPEGVEVIDRFTLILEIFGQRAQTRKAQLQVELAELRYELPRAEAKTSLAKRDEHPGFMGLGEYDESRERDIKAQISRIKDELERIEQTEQQRRERRRDSGFDLVALAGYTNAGKSTLLRQLATDLEVEENEELHPDLDPTAESQDKLFTTLGTTTRRAAIDRRDVLVTDTVGFISDLPHWLVESFKSTLDSVYRADLVLLVVDVSEPIDEIHEKLVTSHDTLYERNEAPIVTVLNKIDQVSDEELAEKREALSSLAPNPATVSAKEGLNVESLLERIDRELPDWQEERLILPMTDDTMSVVSWIHDNANVDDVTYGDEDVIVSFEARPAVISQARSRASELRTTAAESAS, encoded by the coding sequence ATGAATACGATCATCGTCAAACGCGTCGATTCCGGCACGGCCGACACGAGCGAGATTCGCGACTTGGCCCGCGCGGCGGGGTATACCGTCGTCGGCGAGGTCACGCAGTCCCGACGGGCTGATCCGGCCCTCCAGATCGGTGAAGGGAAAGCCGAGGAGTTGGCCGAACTGGCCGCCGAGACTGACGCGACGACCGTCATCTTCGACAATCGGCTCGGCCCCTATCAGACGTACAACCTCGGGCAGCTCCTACCGGAGGGCGTCGAGGTCATCGACCGGTTCACGCTGATACTCGAGATCTTCGGCCAGCGCGCCCAGACACGGAAGGCACAGCTCCAAGTCGAACTGGCCGAACTCCGATACGAACTGCCCCGTGCCGAGGCGAAGACGAGCCTCGCCAAGCGCGATGAACACCCCGGCTTCATGGGCCTCGGTGAGTACGACGAGAGCCGCGAACGGGACATTAAGGCCCAGATCAGCCGGATCAAGGACGAACTCGAGCGGATCGAGCAGACCGAACAGCAACGCCGAGAGCGCCGTCGCGATTCCGGGTTCGATCTGGTCGCGCTCGCGGGCTACACCAACGCGGGCAAGTCGACCCTGCTGCGCCAGCTCGCGACCGATCTCGAGGTCGAGGAAAACGAGGAGCTCCATCCCGATCTGGACCCGACGGCCGAATCCCAGGACAAGCTGTTCACGACGCTGGGGACGACAACTCGCCGCGCGGCGATCGACCGCCGGGACGTGCTGGTGACCGACACCGTCGGATTTATCAGCGATCTGCCCCACTGGCTGGTCGAGTCGTTCAAGTCGACACTGGACTCGGTCTACCGGGCGGACCTAGTCTTGCTCGTCGTCGACGTCAGCGAGCCGATCGACGAGATCCACGAGAAGCTGGTCACCTCCCACGATACCCTCTACGAGCGCAACGAGGCCCCGATCGTGACCGTGCTGAACAAGATCGATCAGGTGAGCGACGAGGAACTCGCGGAAAAGCGCGAGGCGCTCTCATCGCTTGCGCCGAACCCGGCCACCGTCAGCGCCAAGGAGGGGCTCAACGTCGAGAGCCTGCTCGAGCGGATCGACCGCGAACTGCCCGATTGGCAAGAAGAGCGCCTCATATTGCCGATGACCGACGACACGATGAGCGTCGTCTCGTGGATCCACGACAACGCGAACGTCGACGACGTCACCTACGGTGACGAGGACGTCATCGTCTCCTTCGAGGCCCGACCTGCGGTAATCTCGCAGGCGCGATCGCGTGCGAGCGAGTTGCGGACGACGGCGGCGGAATCGGCGTCGTAA
- a CDS encoding FUN14 domain-containing protein produces MLDLDPTALGLEFGGGAVIGGVIGFAAKKIAKLLAIIVGVQLMAFRYLESQGIIIVDWSRLSAGILKTQERAGDAADIHWVQSMISTLSIGAGFTGGFLVGFRRG; encoded by the coding sequence ATGCTAGATCTCGATCCGACGGCGCTCGGTCTCGAGTTCGGGGGTGGCGCGGTCATCGGCGGCGTCATCGGATTCGCCGCGAAGAAGATCGCGAAACTCCTCGCGATCATCGTCGGCGTCCAGCTAATGGCCTTTCGCTACCTCGAATCTCAAGGAATTATCATCGTCGACTGGAGCCGGCTCTCGGCCGGCATTCTGAAAACACAGGAGCGTGCGGGAGACGCGGCGGACATTCACTGGGTTCAGTCCATGATCTCGACGCTCTCGATCGGTGCGGGCTTTACCGGCGGCTTTCTGGTCGGCTTTCGGCGCGGATAA
- a CDS encoding nucleic acid-binding protein, with product MTMEATRYDDGSITYPGHPRGPGGSEPVETIDLSEYTADVVTWTTSTATPPGVREPNHLAIIEFDVDGESVRAIGQLTTGDVETGDEVRPVSVDELREPGAGIREPESQAWDGYRFEPV from the coding sequence ATGACTATGGAAGCGACGCGCTACGACGACGGCTCGATCACCTACCCCGGTCATCCGCGCGGTCCGGGCGGTTCGGAGCCGGTTGAGACGATCGATCTCAGCGAGTACACGGCAGACGTCGTGACCTGGACGACCAGTACCGCGACGCCGCCGGGCGTTCGCGAGCCCAATCATCTCGCAATCATCGAATTCGATGTCGATGGCGAGTCGGTCCGTGCGATCGGCCAGTTGACCACCGGCGATGTCGAGACGGGCGACGAGGTTCGGCCGGTCTCCGTCGACGAACTCCGCGAACCCGGTGCGGGCATTAGAGAACCGGAGAGTCAGGCGTGGGATGGCTACCGGTTCGAGCCGGTGTAA
- a CDS encoding ribonuclease H-like domain-containing protein, which yields MRIENSFIPVRGVGETTERRLWENGVTHWDEFDGSVVGSTLTDRIETFIDEGRTHLERGDVSVFAEALPASSRWRCYENVSDETCFLDIETTGLDASCNDVTTVSLHRGGETKTFVKDRDLTTDRLERELDDSALLVTFNGQRFDVPFLETCFDVDIDVPHVDLMYPCKKLGLDGGLKAIEKDLGIDRDMPDISGRDAVRLWHEYEGGDERSLETLVEYNRADTRNMEPLIEIVADRLHETVFEAAMAGD from the coding sequence GTGCGAATCGAGAACAGTTTCATCCCCGTCCGCGGCGTCGGGGAGACGACCGAACGACGACTCTGGGAGAACGGCGTTACCCACTGGGACGAGTTCGACGGCAGCGTCGTCGGCTCGACCCTGACCGATCGGATCGAGACGTTCATTGACGAGGGGCGGACTCACTTAGAACGCGGTGACGTCTCCGTCTTCGCGGAGGCGCTGCCGGCGTCGAGTCGCTGGCGGTGTTACGAGAACGTCAGCGACGAAACGTGCTTTCTGGACATCGAAACGACCGGACTCGACGCGTCGTGTAACGACGTGACGACCGTCAGCCTCCATCGGGGCGGCGAGACGAAGACCTTCGTCAAGGACCGCGATCTCACGACCGACCGCCTCGAGCGGGAACTCGACGACTCGGCGCTGCTGGTCACGTTCAACGGCCAGCGCTTCGACGTGCCCTTCCTCGAGACGTGTTTCGACGTCGACATCGACGTACCTCACGTCGACCTCATGTATCCCTGCAAGAAGCTAGGACTGGACGGCGGGCTGAAAGCGATCGAGAAGGATCTCGGGATCGACCGAGACATGCCTGACATCAGCGGCCGCGACGCTGTCCGACTTTGGCACGAGTACGAAGGCGGCGACGAGCGCTCCCTCGAGACGCTCGTCGAGTACAACCGGGCTGACACCCGCAACATGGAGCCACTGATTGAGATCGTCGCAGATCGCCTCCACGAGACTGTCTTTGAGGCGGCGATGGCCGGCGACTGA
- a CDS encoding thiolase family protein — protein MERVAIIGASMTQFGQREGEWIQDLLAEAGTECLEDADVDASEVEHLYVSNMTSGEFEGQTGVMNALVHDIGAIPAYTQRVDQTSASGGAGIYAAWQSIKSGASDMTLLVGGEKMTHRSTPETTDIIASVTHPVEYKAGVTLPSFAGLTARHYLERFDAPRESLGKVAVKNHKNGVDNPHAQFQREVDLDTILESPIVADPLRLYDFCPITDGSAALMLCPESVAQEYTDDYAVVTGVDGATDTQVVHEREDPTVMDGVVESGKGAYEMSGLGPEDIDVAELHDMFTILEFLQMEGLGFAEQGEAWKLVEEGYTERDTGELPTNTSGGLKSKGHPLGASGVAQGVEIYEQLVGEAGPRQVDADAGLCCNVGGFGNCVITTIMEAAR, from the coding sequence ATGGAACGTGTTGCGATCATCGGCGCTTCGATGACTCAGTTCGGGCAACGGGAGGGAGAGTGGATTCAGGACCTCCTCGCGGAGGCCGGAACCGAGTGTCTCGAGGACGCGGATGTCGACGCGAGCGAGGTTGAGCACCTGTACGTCTCGAACATGACAAGCGGCGAGTTCGAAGGACAGACGGGCGTAATGAACGCGCTGGTACACGATATCGGGGCTATCCCGGCGTACACCCAGCGCGTCGACCAGACGAGTGCAAGCGGCGGTGCGGGAATCTACGCTGCCTGGCAGTCGATCAAAAGCGGGGCCAGCGACATGACGCTGCTCGTCGGCGGCGAGAAAATGACCCACCGATCGACACCCGAGACGACCGACATCATCGCCTCGGTGACACACCCGGTCGAGTACAAAGCCGGCGTCACGCTCCCGTCATTCGCCGGCCTCACCGCGCGCCACTACCTCGAGCGCTTCGATGCACCGCGCGAGAGCCTCGGGAAGGTCGCGGTCAAGAATCACAAGAACGGCGTCGACAACCCGCATGCGCAGTTCCAGCGGGAAGTCGACCTCGATACGATCCTCGAGTCGCCGATCGTCGCGGACCCGCTGCGGCTGTATGACTTCTGTCCGATCACGGATGGGTCGGCGGCACTCATGCTCTGTCCGGAATCCGTCGCACAGGAGTATACCGACGACTACGCCGTCGTCACGGGCGTCGACGGCGCGACGGACACGCAGGTCGTCCACGAACGCGAGGACCCGACCGTGATGGACGGTGTCGTCGAGAGCGGGAAGGGGGCCTACGAGATGAGCGGACTCGGGCCCGAGGACATCGATGTGGCTGAACTCCACGACATGTTCACGATCCTTGAGTTTCTGCAGATGGAGGGACTGGGCTTCGCCGAGCAGGGCGAGGCCTGGAAACTCGTCGAGGAGGGGTATACCGAGCGAGATACCGGCGAGTTGCCGACCAACACCTCAGGCGGGCTCAAATCGAAGGGACATCCGCTCGGTGCGAGCGGCGTGGCACAGGGCGTCGAGATCTACGAACAACTCGTGGGCGAAGCCGGCCCGCGACAGGTCGATGCGGATGCGGGCCTGTGCTGTAACGTCGGCGGCTTCGGTAACTGCGTGATCACGACCATCATGGAGGCCGCACGATGA
- a CDS encoding nucleic acid-binding protein — protein sequence MTMEATRYDDGSISYPGHPRGPGGSEPVETIDLSKYTAEIVTWTTSTATPPGVREPNHLAIVEFDVSEAQRALEGQTESDGEREPVRAIGQLTTGDVETGDEVRPVSVDELREPGAGIREPESQEWDGYRLEPV from the coding sequence ATGACCATGGAAGCGACGCGCTACGACGACGGCTCGATTAGCTACCCCGGTCACCCGCGCGGGCCGGGTGGATCGGAACCGGTCGAGACAATCGATCTCAGCAAGTACACCGCCGAAATCGTGACCTGGACGACCAGTACCGCGACGCCGCCCGGCGTCCGCGAACCGAACCACCTCGCGATCGTCGAGTTTGACGTGAGCGAGGCCCAGAGGGCCTTGGAGGGGCAGACGGAGTCCGACGGTGAAAGGGAACCAGTCCGCGCGATCGGCCAGCTGACCACTGGTGACGTCGAAACCGGTGACGAAGTTCGGCCGGTCTCCGTCGACGAACTCCGTGAACCCGGTGCAGGCATCAGAGAGCCCGAGAGTCAAGAGTGGGACGGCTACCGGCTCGAGCCGGTCTGA